The sequence ATCATCTCGCGCGGCACCGGGTTGATCGCAGGCTCCCCCGGTGGGATCGGCAAGCCCGGCATGGTCACCTGCCCCACGCCCTGACCCGCCTTGAACCGCACGCCACCACCCGAGGCCGAAACCCGCGCGATCACCAAGGCCCCGTGCGTCACATCCGGGTCATCGCCCGCATCCTTGATGACCCCGGCCTCGCACCAATCCGTGCCCTGATCCCAATGGGCCAGTTCGAACACAGGCGTCTCGCCCTTCGGCAGGGTGATCTGCACCGTATCCGGCCGCCCCTGCCCCCAAAGCCCCAAAAGCGCGGCGCGTGTCGCGGCGGTGGCGCAGGCGCCCGTGGTCCAGCCACGGCGTAGGGGGGTATCGGGTTTGCGGGCCATATCAGCCCGGACTATAGGCACGGCACCGGTCATGGCAAACGGCAAATTCGCCCTCTCCCCGTCATGACATCCGACCAACATGACGCGAAATCCGGCGGAATAGGTCGCCCTCGGCCTTCCCCGCTGCAAAGACACGCGGCATAAAAGGGCATGACCGACTCACTCCCCCTTCCCACGGGCCAATGGCCCGAGCTCTTGCCCGGCTGGGTCTGGCTGTGCGGAGCAGGCCCCGGCGACCCGGGGCTTTTGACCCTGCATGCGGTCAATGCCCTGCGGCAGGCGGATGTGGTGATCTATGACGCGCTGGTGCAGGAGGCGATCCTCGAATGGGCCCCGCAGGCCGAGCATATCTATGCCGGCAAACGCGGCGGGAAACCTTCGGCCATTCAGCGCGACATTTCCCTTCGACTGATCGACCTGGCACGCGAAGGCAAACGGGTGCTGCGCCTCAAGGGCGGCGACCCCTTCGTTTTTGGCCGGGGCGGGGAAGAAGCGCAGACATTGGTGCAGCACTCGGTGCCCGTCCGTATCATCCCCGGTATCAGCGCCGGGATCGGCGGGCTGGCCTATGCCGGCATCCCGGTCACCCATCGCGACGTGAACCAGTCGGTGACCTTCGTCACCGGCCATGACCAATCGGGCGAAACGCCCTCTTCCCTCGATTGGGCCTCGATCGCCAAGGGCAGCCAGGTGATCGTGATCTACATGGGCATGAAGCACGTGGAGCGTATCGCCACCTCGCTTCTCGACGCAGGCCGCCCCGCATCCGAACCCTGCGCCGTGGTTTGCGCGGCCACCACCGGCGCGCAGGAGGTTCTGGAAACCACCCTCGGCAGCATGGCCCAAGACATCGCCCAAAGCGGGCTGGAGCCTCCGGCGATCCTCTGTGTCGGTCGCTCGGTCCTGATGCGGCAGGTGCTGGACTGGCAAGGCATGATCGCGGGCGACCCGCCGCGCAACCTTGATCCGCTGGGCCGGGGGCGTCCGGCCGAAAGCGCCTGAGACATGGGCGGGTTGATCTTTGCCGCCCCGGCCTCGGGCAGCGGCAAAACCACCGTCACGCTCGGGCTCCTGCGCGCCGCCGCGCGACGGGGGCTGCCCGTCCGTTCCGCCAAATCCGGCCCCGATTACATCGACCCCCGGTTTCACGCCGCCGCCACCGGGCGGGAGTGCGTAAACCTTGATGCATGGGCCATGACGCCCGACCGCTTGCGCAGCCTTGCGGCGCATGAGCCGGGGGAATGCCTGCTGATCGAAGGGGCCATGGGCCTCTTCGACGGCGCACCGCCCGATGGCAAGGGGTCCTCCGCCGACCTTGCCCGCATCCTTGGCCTGCCGGTGGTCCTGATCATCGACTGCGCCCGCATGGCAGGCTCGGTCGCGGCCATTGTCAAAGGGTTCACCTCACTAGACCCGAAGGTACAGGTGGCCGGTGTCATCCTCAACAATGTGGGCTCCCCCCGGCACGAAGACATGCTGCGCCGCGCCCTGCCCGACACGCCCATCCTTGGCGCCGTGCCGCGCAACAGGGCGCTGAGCCAACCCTCACGCCACCTCGGGCTCGAACAGGCCGAGGAACGCCCTGACCTCGAAACCTTCCTCGACACCGCCGCCGAGACCATGGCCGCGCATCTGGACATGGACGCCCTCCTGCACCTTGCCGCGCAAAGCGCCGTGCCGAAGGGGGCCGCCCTGCCGCTGCCGCCCCCCGCGCAGCGTATCGCCGTGGCCCGCGACCGCGCCTTCGGGTTCTCCTACCCGCATATGCTGTCGGATTGGCGGCAGGCGGGGGCCGAGCTTCTGGTCTTCTCCCCGCTCAATGACGATCCCGTACCGCAGGCCGATTTCATCTTCCTGCCCGGTGGCTACCCGGAGTTGCACGCTGGCACCCTGGCCCAAACGCAAGATTTCCTGCCCTCCCTGCGCAAGGCGGCCGAAACCACGCCGGTCTACGGCGAATGCGGCGGCTACATGGTGCTGGGCGAAGGGCTCATTGACGCCGAGGGCACGCGTCACGCCATGGCCGGCCTGCTGCGGCTGGAAACCTCGTTCGAGCGCCGCAAACTGCACCTCGGCTACCGTCACCTCACGGCCCTGCACGGCCCCTTCCCCGGTGATTACACCGCCCATGAATTCCACTATGCCAGCACCCTGCGCGCCGAGGGCGAACCCCTGTTCACTGCGCATGACGCCACGGGCACGGCCCTCGGCCCCATGGGCCTCAGCCACGGCCATGTCCAAGGCTCCTTCGCGCATATCATCGACCGGGCCACCTGAACCGTCTGGACCATTCGGTTCAGCCGGAGTAAGCCTGCGCCCATGACCGATATCACCGCCCTCCCCGACGACAGCCGCGCCAAGCGCAATGTCACCGTCCTGACCATGGCACAGGCGTTCCTTGGCGCGCAGATGGCGATGATCTTCGTGGTGGGCGGGCTGGCGGGCCAGACATTGGCCAGCAATGCCTGTTTCGCGACCCTGCCGATTTCGCTGATCGTTCTGGGATCGATGCTGGCCGCCAACCCGCTGTCGTGGTTCATGCAACGCGCAGGCCGCAAGGCGGGCTTTTTCGTGGGGGCCGGGGCTGGCGCCACCGGGGCCGCCATCGGGGCCTACGGCCTCTACCTCGCCTCCTTCCCGGTTTTCCTTGCGGGCAGCCTGATCACCGGGGTCTACATGTCGGCACAGGGGTTTTACCGCTTCGCCGCCGCCGACACCGCCTCGGATGCCTTCCGGCCCAAGGCGA comes from Roseovarius bejariae and encodes:
- the cobA gene encoding uroporphyrinogen-III C-methyltransferase → MTDSLPLPTGQWPELLPGWVWLCGAGPGDPGLLTLHAVNALRQADVVIYDALVQEAILEWAPQAEHIYAGKRGGKPSAIQRDISLRLIDLAREGKRVLRLKGGDPFVFGRGGEEAQTLVQHSVPVRIIPGISAGIGGLAYAGIPVTHRDVNQSVTFVTGHDQSGETPSSLDWASIAKGSQVIVIYMGMKHVERIATSLLDAGRPASEPCAVVCAATTGAQEVLETTLGSMAQDIAQSGLEPPAILCVGRSVLMRQVLDWQGMIAGDPPRNLDPLGRGRPAESA
- a CDS encoding cobyrinate a,c-diamide synthase, yielding MGGLIFAAPASGSGKTTVTLGLLRAAARRGLPVRSAKSGPDYIDPRFHAAATGRECVNLDAWAMTPDRLRSLAAHEPGECLLIEGAMGLFDGAPPDGKGSSADLARILGLPVVLIIDCARMAGSVAAIVKGFTSLDPKVQVAGVILNNVGSPRHEDMLRRALPDTPILGAVPRNRALSQPSRHLGLEQAEERPDLETFLDTAAETMAAHLDMDALLHLAAQSAVPKGAALPLPPPAQRIAVARDRAFGFSYPHMLSDWRQAGAELLVFSPLNDDPVPQADFIFLPGGYPELHAGTLAQTQDFLPSLRKAAETTPVYGECGGYMVLGEGLIDAEGTRHAMAGLLRLETSFERRKLHLGYRHLTALHGPFPGDYTAHEFHYASTLRAEGEPLFTAHDATGTALGPMGLSHGHVQGSFAHIIDRAT